The genomic interval ACAGGCGTGATGAATTGTTCAGCCGACTCGGTCATCACCACTTGCACGGTGGCGCCCTCCTTGATGAGCTGGCGGCACAGATCGGCTGCCTTGTAGCAAGCCACGCCCCCACTCAGACCCAGAACAATGTGTTTGCCAGCAAGCTCATTCATGGGGCGAATTTAGCAGACGGGGGTACCCTTGCCGCCGGGGGTATTGCCGGGGTGCCATCTATAATCCCAATTTCCCACCACCAGGAGACCTCTCGCGAGAGGCCCCCTTCAGACATGACCAAATTTGTCTTCGTCACCGGCGGTGTGGTGTCTTCCCTCGGTAAGGGAATCGCCTCAGCCTCCCTTGCCGCGATCCTCGAATCGCGGGGCCTCAAAGTCACCCTCATCAAGCTTGACCCCTACATCAACGTAGACCCCGGCACCATGTCGCCGTTTCAGCACGGCGAGGTCTTTGTGACCGACGACGGCGCAGAAACCGATCTCGACCTGGGCCACTACGAGCGTTTCATTGAAACGCGCATGAGGAAGTCCAACAACTTCACCACCGGCAAGATTTACCAGTCGGTGCTGGAGAAAGAGCGCCGTGGCGACTACCTGGGCAAGACCGTTCAGGTCATTCCCCACGTCACCAACGAAATCCAGGAATACATCAAGCGCGGTGCGGGCATCGGCACCGATGACGCGGTGGACGTGGCCATCTGCGAGGTGGGCGGAACCGTGGGCGACATCGAATCGCTGCCGTTCCTCGAAGCCGTGCGCCAGTTGAGCCTCAAGCTGGGCCCCAACAACTCGGCCTTTGTGCACCTCACCTACCTGCCCTGGATTGCCACGGCAGGCGAGCTCAAGACCAAGCCTACCCAGCACACCGTGCAGGAGCTGCGCAAGATCGGCATCCAGCCCGACGCGCTGCTGTGCCGCGCGCAAAAGCCGGTGCCGGAAGAAGAGCGCGAAAAGATTTCGCTGTTCACCAACGTGCCCGAATGGGGCGTGATCAGCATGTGGGACGTGGACACCATCTACAAGGTGCCCCGCATGCTGCACGAGCAAGGCCTCGACGGCCTGATCTGCGACAAGCTGCGCCTGAATACACCGCCCACCAGCCTTAAGCGCTGGGACGAGCTCGTGCACGAAACCGAGCACCCGCAGGGCGAAGTCACCATTGCCATGGTCGGCAAATACGTCGATCTTTCGGACAGCTACAAATCGGTGAACGAAGCGCTGCGCCACGCGGGGATGAAGAACCATGTGCGCGTGAAGATCGAGCACCTGGACTCAGAAACCATCGACAGTGCCAATGCTGCCGACAAGCTCGCCAGGTACGACGCCATTCTGGTGCCCGGCGGCTTCGGCAGCCGCGGTGTGGAAGGCAAGATCTGCACCGCCCAGTTTGCCCGCGAACACAAGGTGCCCTACCTGGGCATCTGCCTGGGCATGCAGGTGGCCACCATTGAATATGCACGCCACGTGGCGGGCCTGGCCAAAGCCAACAGCACCGAGTTCGACCCCACCACGCCCCACCCCGTGATCGCGCTGATCACCGAGTGGAAGGATGCCGACGGCACCATCAAGACGCGCGACGAAAACTCGGACCTCGGCGGCACCATGCGACTGGGCGCACAAAGCTCGGACGTGGCCAAGGACACACTGGCCCACAGCATCTACGGCGACGTGGTGACCGAACGCCACCGCCACCGCTACGAAGCCAACGTGAACTACCTCGACGAGCTGCGCAAGGCGGGCCTGGTGATCTCGGCGCTGACGCAACGCGAAGAACTCACCGAGATCGTGGAATTGCCGCACAGCGTGCACCCCTGGTACATCGGCGTGCAGTTCCACCCCGAGTTCAAGTCCACGCCCTGGAACGGCCACCCGCTGTTCAACGCCTTCATCAAGGCCGCCGTGGAACACCAGCAAGCCACGAAGAAAGCCTGAGGGGAGTCACGATGCAGCTGTGCGGATTCAATGTTGGCCTGGACCAGCGCTTCTTTTTGATCGCAGGCACCTGCTCCATCGAAGGCCTGGAGATGTCGCTGGACGTCGCAGGCCAGCTCAAGGATGCCTGCGCGCCGCTGGGCATTCCGCTGATCTACAAGGGCTCGTTCGACAAGGCCAACCGGTCGTCGGGCACCAGCAAGCGCGGTGTCGGCATCGACGCCGGTTTGAAGATCCTCGATGAAGTGCGTCGCCAGCTGCAGCTGCCCATCCTGACCGATGTACACGACACCTCGCACGTGGCCGAGGTGGCCAGCGTGGTGGACGTTCTGCAAACGCCTGCGTTCCTGTGCCGCCAGACAGATTTCATCCG from Acidovorax sp. FHTAMBA carries:
- a CDS encoding CTP synthase; this encodes MTKFVFVTGGVVSSLGKGIASASLAAILESRGLKVTLIKLDPYINVDPGTMSPFQHGEVFVTDDGAETDLDLGHYERFIETRMRKSNNFTTGKIYQSVLEKERRGDYLGKTVQVIPHVTNEIQEYIKRGAGIGTDDAVDVAICEVGGTVGDIESLPFLEAVRQLSLKLGPNNSAFVHLTYLPWIATAGELKTKPTQHTVQELRKIGIQPDALLCRAQKPVPEEEREKISLFTNVPEWGVISMWDVDTIYKVPRMLHEQGLDGLICDKLRLNTPPTSLKRWDELVHETEHPQGEVTIAMVGKYVDLSDSYKSVNEALRHAGMKNHVRVKIEHLDSETIDSANAADKLARYDAILVPGGFGSRGVEGKICTAQFAREHKVPYLGICLGMQVATIEYARHVAGLAKANSTEFDPTTPHPVIALITEWKDADGTIKTRDENSDLGGTMRLGAQSSDVAKDTLAHSIYGDVVTERHRHRYEANVNYLDELRKAGLVISALTQREELTEIVELPHSVHPWYIGVQFHPEFKSTPWNGHPLFNAFIKAAVEHQQATKKA